One Pantoea trifolii DNA segment encodes these proteins:
- the ptrA gene encoding pitrilysin, with protein sequence MRIYARWIGALLLSTLALNAFADTDRGWQPINDTIRKSDHDPRSYQAITLNNGMTVLLVSDAEAPKSLAALTLPIGSLDDPNQQLGLAHYLEHMVLMGSKRYPQPDNLAEFLKKNGGSHNASTASYRTAFYLEVENSALQPAVDRLADAIAEPLLDPVNADRERHAVNAELTMARSRDGLRMAQVGAETLNPAHPGSRYSGGNLDTLSDKPDSKLHQALTDFYHSHYSANLMKAVIYSNKPLPEMADIAAKTFGRVANHQTTVPEIDVPVVTDAQKGIIIHYVPAQPRKQLKIEFRIPNNSGQFRSKTDTLISYILSNRSKNTLNDWLQKQGLADGVSAGADPMTERNSGVFAISVSLTDKGLAQRDEVVAAVFNYLDMLRSKGISKAYFDEVSHVLALDFRYPSITRDMDYIEWLVDTMLRVPVEHTLDAPYLADQFDPAAIKTRLDEMTPQNARIWYISPQEPHNKEAYFVNAPYQVDKISEAQFSDWQQRAAQLQLSMPTLNPYIPSDFSIIPADGKTYDHPVALTNGDSMRIYWMPSQLFASEPKAAITLALRNKSAISDARQQVLFGLNDYLSSLALDELNSQASIGGISFSTGEDDGIVFSASGFTQRLPELLKKLVEGYATFTPDQQQLEQAKSWYLDRLEAAEKGKAFEQAIQPMQMLSQLPYTQRETRRKLVKDITLKEVTDYRDALIHHATPEMMVVGNLSADRVKQLGDELQQQLQSDGHGYWHSDYVSVDKAIKANLQKAGSSTDSALAALYVPLGFSEYQSMANSTMLSQIVQPWFYNQLRTEEQLGYAVFAYQMPIGRQWGIGFLLQSNSKQPTFLLQRFQAFYPQAEQRLRSMKAEDFAQYQQALINDMKQRPQTLDEEANRFNRDFKRQNFAFDTREKAIEQIQQLTPAGLADFFHQAVLAQTGMAMISQIGGSHDGATKDDYAQLPGWTTWDEVQKLQQSLPVKSDAQ encoded by the coding sequence ATGCGGATTTACGCACGCTGGATTGGAGCGCTGCTGCTGAGCACGTTAGCGCTGAATGCCTTTGCCGATACCGATCGCGGCTGGCAACCCATCAATGACACCATTCGTAAAAGCGATCACGATCCACGCAGTTACCAGGCGATTACATTAAACAACGGCATGACCGTGCTGCTGGTCTCGGATGCCGAAGCGCCTAAATCACTGGCGGCGCTGACCTTACCGATTGGTTCGCTGGACGATCCTAATCAGCAACTGGGTTTGGCGCACTATCTCGAACACATGGTGTTGATGGGATCAAAGCGTTATCCGCAGCCTGATAATCTCGCCGAATTCCTGAAAAAGAATGGCGGCAGCCACAATGCCAGCACCGCGTCGTATCGCACGGCGTTCTATCTGGAAGTGGAAAACAGTGCGCTGCAGCCAGCAGTCGATCGTCTGGCTGATGCGATTGCTGAACCGTTGCTCGATCCGGTTAATGCCGACCGTGAGCGCCATGCGGTCAACGCAGAACTGACCATGGCTCGCTCACGCGATGGCTTGCGCATGGCGCAGGTGGGCGCAGAAACCCTCAATCCCGCGCATCCGGGCTCGCGCTATTCCGGCGGCAACCTCGATACGTTGAGCGACAAGCCGGACAGCAAATTGCATCAGGCGCTGACCGACTTTTATCACAGCCATTATTCCGCCAATCTGATGAAGGCGGTGATCTACAGCAACAAACCGCTACCCGAGATGGCCGACATTGCGGCAAAAACCTTTGGTCGTGTGGCTAATCATCAGACCACCGTGCCAGAGATTGACGTGCCGGTGGTGACCGACGCGCAGAAGGGCATCATTATCCATTACGTGCCCGCGCAGCCGCGCAAGCAGTTAAAAATTGAGTTCCGTATCCCGAACAACAGCGGCCAGTTCCGCAGTAAAACCGATACGCTGATCAGCTACATTCTCAGCAATCGCAGTAAAAACACCCTCAACGACTGGCTGCAAAAACAGGGGCTGGCGGATGGCGTCAGCGCCGGTGCTGACCCAATGACCGAGCGCAATAGCGGCGTCTTCGCTATCAGCGTTTCGTTAACCGACAAAGGTCTTGCGCAGCGCGATGAAGTGGTCGCTGCGGTGTTTAATTACCTCGATATGCTGCGCAGCAAAGGCATCAGTAAAGCGTACTTCGATGAAGTCTCCCACGTGCTGGCGCTGGATTTCCGTTATCCATCGATTACCCGCGATATGGATTACATTGAGTGGCTGGTGGATACCATGCTGCGGGTGCCGGTTGAACACACGCTGGATGCGCCGTATCTGGCCGATCAGTTCGATCCCGCCGCAATCAAAACGCGTCTCGATGAGATGACGCCGCAGAACGCGCGTATCTGGTACATCAGCCCGCAGGAGCCGCATAACAAAGAGGCCTACTTTGTGAATGCGCCCTATCAGGTGGACAAAATCAGCGAGGCCCAGTTCAGCGACTGGCAGCAACGCGCCGCACAGCTCCAGCTGTCGATGCCCACGCTGAATCCCTACATTCCGTCGGATTTTTCCATCATTCCTGCCGATGGCAAAACCTACGATCATCCGGTCGCACTGACCAATGGCGACAGCATGCGTATTTACTGGATGCCAAGTCAGCTGTTTGCCAGCGAACCGAAAGCCGCTATCACCCTGGCGCTGCGTAACAAATCCGCGATTAGCGATGCGCGCCAGCAGGTGCTGTTTGGCTTGAATGACTATCTCTCTAGCCTGGCGCTGGATGAACTGAATTCGCAAGCCTCGATTGGCGGCATCAGTTTCTCCACCGGGGAAGATGATGGCATCGTGTTTAGCGCCAGCGGTTTTACCCAACGTCTTCCGGAATTGCTAAAGAAGCTGGTGGAAGGTTACGCCACCTTTACGCCGGATCAGCAGCAGCTGGAGCAGGCCAAATCCTGGTATCTGGATCGACTGGAGGCGGCAGAGAAGGGCAAAGCGTTTGAACAGGCGATTCAGCCGATGCAGATGTTGTCGCAGCTGCCTTACACCCAGCGTGAAACGCGCCGCAAACTGGTGAAGGACATCACGCTGAAAGAGGTCACCGATTACCGCGATGCGCTGATTCATCATGCAACGCCGGAAATGATGGTGGTGGGCAATCTCTCTGCCGATCGCGTGAAACAGCTCGGCGATGAGCTGCAGCAGCAGTTGCAGAGCGATGGTCACGGCTACTGGCACAGTGATTATGTGTCGGTGGATAAAGCGATCAAGGCCAACCTGCAAAAAGCCGGCAGTAGCACCGATTCGGCGCTGGCCGCGCTGTATGTGCCGTTGGGCTTCAGCGAATATCAAAGCATGGCCAACAGCACCATGCTGAGCCAGATCGTCCAACCCTGGTTCTACAACCAGTTGCGTACCGAAGAGCAGCTCGGCTACGCGGTGTTTGCGTATCAGATGCCGATTGGTCGCCAATGGGGCATCGGTTTCCTGCTGCAAAGTAACAGCAAGCAGCCGACGTTTTTACTGCAACGCTTCCAGGCGTTTTATCCGCAGGCGGAACAGCGTCTGCGCAGCATGAAAGCGGAAGATTTTGCCCAGTATCAGCAGGCGCTAATTAACGATATGAAGCAGCGCCCGCAAACGCTGGATGAAGAGGCGAACCGCTTTAACCGTGACTTTAAACGTCAGAACTTTGCTTTCGATACGCGTGAAAAAGCGATTGAGCAAATCCAGCAGCTAACACCAGCTGGTCTGGCCGACTTCTTCCATCAGGCGGTATTAGCACAAACAGGCATGGCGATGATTTCTCAGATTGGCGGCAGCCATGATGGCGCGACCAAAGATGACTACGCACAGCTGCCGGGCTGGACCACATGGGATGAGGTCCAGAAACTGCAGCAATCCTTGCCCGTGAAGAGTGACGCGCAATGA